The Lactuca sativa cultivar Salinas chromosome 2, Lsat_Salinas_v11, whole genome shotgun sequence genome includes a window with the following:
- the LOC111917353 gene encoding putative disease resistance protein RGA3: MVDALVNVVVEGIHKKVGCIAANEIALAWGFKKKLDTLEHTLKIICAKLRDIENEKGQNHGVMVWLTLLKHLVGEADDMLDDLHYEILRHEVISRDQTRMIALKSLPSLKTFSTRREIGHKIENITNKFCEMIEHGNKLGLQNRHPHLVPYGVYQEETDWYLQKFKIVGRQNDELHIIQLLTQARKEEKITIVPIVGMDGIGKTTLAKMVYHNPKIWRHFDVRVWLCVSVKVDVNTLLAKICESLPGDECKSLTRVDLITNLRKKMGSKRYLVVLDDVRDKDRAHWDDFRTCMLDVNSLNGSCFIVTTQNLEIGTKIFSEDFHALQGLSDDDCWSIFKGRVFIAKKSLLPELEEIGRDIVNKCRGLPLLVNITGGMLRNYNDKGKWLSLKDNKAWDLEEGHIVQNILKMSFDDLPNCVVKQCFAYCSVLKKDRVVNKNELIQLWMALGLVRADENAKREAEDVGNDIFHVLVSRSLFQDVTDQYSYFTYRIHELTYFSMHDLVHDLLVSLSKHESACLMHSTSDNIVNIPQVKRLAVYNELKKQREFTNKVSMVLKDYMSTRTLHTLFFEGEVEKSISFQRFRSLRILKFSGCKLEKLDDSIGELVYLRYLDLSNTQIKALPESIGKLYHLQTLKLYGCYLLHLPVEMGNLISLRVFEFPKLLPIHTLGQLTSLTTLPFFHVYQLKGYQIEELGRLKHLRGEIQLLNLEEINGKEDALMANLSEKKNLYKIEFIWSLDRGVKHNNQDVLEGLQPHGNVKSLTITNFSGDNFPPWVMKMAINIEGKWAPLKNLVEIMLYGCRSCVYLPILEYLPLLQDLVLQSMDNLTCLRSRSDEGDNVTRLMTPLSPSLRSLKVGWMKMLEKWIDGTPNSSTMISPVLEKLQIMTCPKIILLDECDPHPLVSLEIHNCDNLVSINSIQGLKSLESLEIHNCRSLSGLPHLPNEGNSLKSLRIVYCHKLTYLPHETFYCFSFLSKLSLGPFSNELLSFPSLQGIEKLSNHLHSLELFGWNHWASIPKEIKHLTSLTRFFIFNFGIRELPAWLTNMSSIRNMRFYDCHQLDKATVKLGAPWEADHVLVDGNRV, from the coding sequence ATGGTGGACGCTTTAGTTAATGTTGTTGTTGAAGGTATACATAAAAAGGTGGGGTGTATAGCTGCAAATGAAATCGCCCTTGCTTGGGGTTTCAAGAAGAAGTTGGATACTCTTGAACACACATTGAAAATTATTTGTGCTAAGTTACGGGATATCGAGAATGAAAAAGGTCAAAACCATGGTGTGATGGTATGGCTGACACTCCTAAAACATTTGGTTGGTGAAGCTGATGATATGTTGGATGATCTTCATTACGAAATACTGAGGCACGAGGTGATATCACGGGATCAAACTAGAATGATAGCCTTAAAATCTCTCCCAAGCTTGAAAACGTTTTCAACTCGTAGAGAAATTGGACACAAGATCGAAAACATTACCAACAAATTTTGTGAGATGATTGAACACGGTAACAAACTAGGACTACAAAATAGACACCCTCACCTTGTTCCTTATGGTGTCTACCAGGAAGAGACTGATTGGTATCTACAAAAATTCAAAATTGTTGGGAGGCAGAATGACGAACTACATATCATACAACTTTTAACCCAAGCAAGAAAAGAGGAAAAAATTACGATTGTTCCCATTGTGGGAATGGATGGAATTGGGAAGACAACACTGGCTAAGATGGTCTACCATAATCCAAAAATTTGGAGACATTTTGATGTTAGAGTTTGGTTGTGTGTATCAGTTAAGGTTGATGTCAACACACTTCTCGCAAAAATTTGTGAATCTCTTCCTGGAGATGAATGTAAGTCACTAACAAGGGTGGACTTAATCACAAATCTTCGAAAGAAGATGGGATCAAAAAGGTATTTGGTAGTCTTGGATGACGTTCGCGATAAAGATAGGGCACACTGGGATGATTTTAGGACTTGTATGCTAGATGTAAACTCACTGAATGGAAGTTGCTTTATTGTCACTACACAAAATCTTGAAATTGGAACTAAGATTTTTAGTGAGGATTTCCATGCTTTGCAAGGTCTTTCTGATGATGATTGTTGGTCTATCTTTAAAGGAAGGGTGTTTATAGCAAAGAAATCATTGTTGCCAGAATTGGAGGAGATAGGGCGTGATATTGTGAACAAGTGTCGTGGTTTGCCGCTATTAGTAAACATAACAGGAGGCATGTTGCgaaattataatgataaagggAAGTGGTTGTCACTCAAAGATAACAAGGCTTGGGATCTAGAAGAAGGACATATAGTTCAAAACATCTTGAAAATGAGCTTTGATGATCTACCAAATTGTGTTGTAAAACAATGCTTTGCATATTGTTCAGTTCTTAAGAAGGATAGGGTCGTGAACAAGAACGAACTTATCCAACTTTGGATGGCTTTAGGGTTGGTTCGAGCAGATGAGAATGCAAAAAGGGAGGCCGAGGATGTTGGAAATGATATTTTCCATGTTTTGGTTAGTAGATCATTGTTCCAAGATGTTACAGATCAGTATAGTTACTTCACTTATCGTATCCACGAACTCACTTATTTCAGTATGCATGATCTGGTTCATGATCTTTTAGTATCACTTTCAAAACATGAAAGTGCATGTTTGATGCATTCGACAAGCGATAATATTGTAAATATTCCCCAGGTGAAGCGTCTAGCAGTGTATAATGAACTGAAGAAGCAACGTGAATTCACCAACAAGGTCTCCATGGTGTTAAAAGATTATATGTCCACTAGAACTTTGCATACATTGTTCTTTGAGGGTGAAGTTGAGAAGAGCATTTCATTTCAACGTTTCAGGTCCCTTCGAATCTTAAAATTTTCTGGATGTAAACTAGAGAAGCTAGACGATTCAATTGGAGAATTGGTGTATCTTAGGTATCTTGATTTATCGAATACCCAAATCAAAGCTCTTCCAGAATCTATCGGTAAACTTTACCATTTGCAAACTCTAAAGTTGTATGGTTGCTATCTCCTACACTTGCCAGTAGAAATGGGAAATCTGATAAGCCTAAGAGTCTTCGAGTTTCCAAAACTTTTACCCATCCACACGCTGGGACAATTGACTTCACTTACAACATTACCTTTCTTTCATGTGTATCAACTAAAGGGGTATCAAATTGAAGAGCTAGGTCGTCTGAAACACCTTCGAGGAGAGATCCAACTTTTAAATCTAGAAGAAATTAACGGCAAAGAAGATGCTCTTATGGCAAATTTATCCGAAAAGAAAAATTTATACAAGATTGAATTCATTTGGAGTTTGGATCGTGGTGTCAAACACAACAACCAGGATGTATTGGAAGGCTTGCAACCCCATGGAAATGTGAAAAGCTTAACAATTACGAACTTTTCTGGTGATAATTTTCCACCATGGGTAATGAAGATGGCAATAAATATTGAAGGGAAATGGGCACCGCTTAAAAATCTCGTGGAGATTATGTTATATGGATGTAGAAGTTGTGTATATCTTCCGATCCTTGAATACCTACCACTTCTTCAAGATCTCGTGTTACAGAGCATGGACAACTTAACATGCTTAAGAAGTCGTTCAGATGAGGGCGATAATGTTACCAGATTAATGACACCTTTGTCTCCATCATTGAGATCACTTAAAGTAGGTTGGATGAAAATGTTAGAAAAGTGGATAGACGGAACACCAAATAGCTCAACAATGATATCGCCTGTTCTTGAGAAGTTGCAAATTATGACTTGCCCAAAGATTATTCTTCTAGATGAATGTGATCCCCATCCTCTTGTTTCCTTAGAGATACACAATTGTGATAACCTTGTGTCCATTAATAGTATACAAGGCCTCAAATCTCTCGAATCTTTAGAAATTCACAATTGTCGCAGTCTTTCAGGATTACCCCATCTACCCAATGAGGGAAATTCTTTGAAGAGTTTGAGAATCGTCTATTGCCATAAATTGACTTACTTACCTCACGAAACATTTTATTGTTTTTCCTTTTTAAGCAAGTTGTCACTTGGTCCCTTCTCGAATGAACTCCTATCTTTCCCAAGTCTCCAAGGCATTGAGAAGTTGAGCAACCACCTTCACTCATTGGAATTGTTTGGTTGGAATCATTGGGCTTCAATACCAAAAGAAATAAAACACCTCACTTCACTCACTCGgtttttcatatttaattttggaATTCGAGAATTGCCTGCTTGGTTAACCAATATGTCCTCCATTCGAAATATGAGATTTTATGATTGCCACCAGTTGGATAAAGCAACAGTTAAACTGGGAGCGCCATGGGAAGCAGATCATGTCTTGGTAGATGGAAACAGAGTGTAA